In a genomic window of Erigeron canadensis isolate Cc75 chromosome 5, C_canadensis_v1, whole genome shotgun sequence:
- the LOC122601992 gene encoding uncharacterized protein LOC122601992 isoform X1 → MGLHQGYTLFGALVGMKTLLILLHYQSLSYNLKHLKEWWATCCYIVSHYKDAINVMEIGLLYTFVQYWESVKIGRPKCRVTKRFHPETKQRSLLFLVIFYEPDWNPHVDKQALWWAHIIGVANPNFSMGRQGRNYIQVICLLCFYIA, encoded by the exons ATGGG ATTACATCAGGGTTATACTTTATTTGGTGCCTTAGTGGGAATGAAAACACTATTGATTCTTCTTCACTACCAGTCATTATCATACAACCTCAAGCATTTGAAAGAATGGTGGGCTACATGTTGTTATATTGTTTCTCATTATAAGGATGCAATTAACGTTATGGAAATCGGGCTATTGTATACTTTTGTACAATATTGGGAGTCAG TCAAGATTGGTCGACCTAAATGTCGTGTAACAAAGCGGTTTCATCCAGAGACGAAGCAAAGGTCTTTGTTATTTCTG GTTATATTTTATGAGCCAGATTGGAATCCTCATGTGGACAAGCAGGCTCTATGGTGGGCACATATAATTGGTGTAGCAAACCCGAATTTCAGCATGGGTCGTCAAGGTAGAAATTACATACAAGTGATATGCTTGCTCTGTTTCTATATTGCTTGA
- the LOC122601992 gene encoding uncharacterized protein LOC122601992 isoform X2 — MGLHQGYTLFGALVGMKTLLILLHYQSLSYNLKHLKEWWATCCYIVSHYKDAINVMEIGLLYTFVQYWESVKIGRPKCRVTKRFHPETKQRLYFMSQIGILMWTSRLYGGHI, encoded by the exons ATGGG ATTACATCAGGGTTATACTTTATTTGGTGCCTTAGTGGGAATGAAAACACTATTGATTCTTCTTCACTACCAGTCATTATCATACAACCTCAAGCATTTGAAAGAATGGTGGGCTACATGTTGTTATATTGTTTCTCATTATAAGGATGCAATTAACGTTATGGAAATCGGGCTATTGTATACTTTTGTACAATATTGGGAGTCAG TCAAGATTGGTCGACCTAAATGTCGTGTAACAAAGCGGTTTCATCCAGAGACGAAGCAAAG GTTATATTTTATGAGCCAGATTGGAATCCTCATGTGGACAAGCAGGCTCTATGGTGGGCACATATAA
- the LOC122602402 gene encoding 13S globulin seed storage protein 2-like: protein METKMVVEKADQTAFEGDSGGYYVWSSSKSPLLSDFKLGAGKLLLRPLGFALPHYADSSKIGFVIKGTCTVGLVAPNSPEEKVLLIKEGDAIPLSSGVISWWFNSGDTDVVIVFLGETNKALVPGQFTYYFVSGVLGILAGFGSDIVGKTFDLDPKESENVVSSQPGALLVKLKSGIKFPEPSKHTKEKLFATLNEPLCHTSYIDGGSVNSLTGNNFPMLGTIGLSARFVKLIYNSMLAPSYVADGSVQMNYVVKGSGKIRVVGSEGKPILDSKVEEGDLFIVPQFFPSAYTADDCGMEVFSIITSSKPIFGQLAGNTSIWKALAPIVLQSTLNINQKLEHLKWKNTVSIIIVPGSKLIDENA, encoded by the exons ATGGAGAcgaaaatggtggtggagaaAGCTGATCAAACAGCATTTGAGGGAGATAGTGGAGGATATTATGTATGGTCAAGCTCAAAATCACCTTTGCTGAGCGATTTCAAGCTCGGAGCAGGAAAACTTCTTCTACGCCCTCTTGGCTTTGCTCTTCCTCACTATGCTGATTCCTCCAAAATCGGATTCGTTATCAAAG GTACTTGCACAGTTGGGTTAGTGGCACCAAATAGTCCAGAAGAAAAAGTTTTGTTGATCAAAGAAGGGGATGCAATTCCACTTTCATCAGGGGTAATTTCATGGTGGTTTAACAGTGGCGATACTGATGTTGTCATTGTATTCTTGGGTGAAACCAACAAAGCTCTAGTCCCTGGTCAATTCACATACTATTTTGTTTCGGGAGTTCTAGGAATTTTAGCTGGATTTGGATCTGATATCGTAGGTAAAACTTTCGATCTTGACCCAAAAGAGTCAGAAAATGTTGTAAGCAGCCAACCCGGAGCATTACTTGTTAAACTAAAAAGCGGAATTAAATTTCCTGAACCAAGTAAACACACAAAAGAAAAACTATTCGCGACCCTTAATGAACCATTGTGTCACACTTCTTACATAGACGGCGGATCTGTGAATTCCTTGACAGGAAATAACTTTCCAATGCTTGGGACGATCGGTCTTAGTGCAAGGTTTGTGAAGTTAATTTACAATTCTATGTTGGCACCAAGTTATGTAGCAGATGGATCGGTCCAGATGAATTATGTTGTTAAGGGAAGCGGTAAGATTCGGGTTGTGGGAAGTGAAGGAAAGCCTATATTGGACAGTAAAGTTGAAGAAGGAGACTTGTTCATTGTTCCTCAGTTTTTTCCTAGTGCTTATACCGCAGATGATTGTGGAATGGAAGTATTTTCTATCATAACTTCTTCAAA ACCTATTTTTGGACAACTGGCTGGAAATACTTCAATTTGGAAAGCATTAGCTCCGATAGTTTTACAGTCTACTTTAaacattaatcaaaaattaGAACATTTGAAGTGGAAGAACACAGTATCCATCATAATTGTTCCTGGATCCAAGTTAATAGATGAAAATGCATAA
- the LOC122602196 gene encoding cysteine-rich repeat secretory protein 38-like: MSLNFSPYDQSLTKLLGDLYYKTPSNGFGMSSVGQYQAQAFGLSMCRGDVSSKDCMACVVNASAEIRKRCPNNKAATIWYDQCLLKYSNTNFFGQIDNQVKLYMWNLNNVSDPTSFNLATKNLLSNLSVTAYTDPKLMYAAGETNLKGSHKIYGLVQCTRDLSPDECKNCLDSAISELPSCCDGKQGGRVISGSCNIRYEIYPFTSVS; the protein is encoded by the exons ATGTCTCTGAATTTCAG TCCATATGATCAAAGCCTCACCAAACTCCTTGGTGACTTGTACTACAAAACTCCTTCAAACGGCTTTGGAATGAGCTCAGTGGGTCAATACCAAGCTCAAGCATTTGGTCTTTCTATGTGTCGTGGTGACGTATCAAGCAAAGACTGCATGGCTTGTGTTGTTAATGCTAGTGCTGAAATTCGCAAGCGTTGTCCAAACAACAAGGCTGCGACTATATGGTACGACCAATGTCTCTTGAAATATTCCAATACTAACTTCTTTGGTCAAATAGATAATCAGGTCAAGTTATACATGTGGAACTTGAACAATGTGAGTGACCCGACATCATTTAACTTGGCAACCAAGAACTTGTTGAGCAATTTGTCAGTCACGGCTTACACTGACCCAAAGTTAATGTACGCTGCTGGTGAAACCAACCTAAAAGGTTCACACAAGATTTATGGACTGGTTCAGTGCACTAGGGACCTGTCACCAGATGAGTGCAAGAATTGTTTAGATTCTGCAATCAGTGAACTTCCGAGCTGTTGTGATGGGAAGCAAGGTGGGAGAGTTATTAGTGGAAGTTGTAACATTAGATATGAGATATATCCATTTACAAGTGTGTCGTAA